One segment of Ziziphus jujuba cultivar Dongzao chromosome 12, ASM3175591v1 DNA contains the following:
- the LOC107428928 gene encoding ethylene-responsive transcription factor ERN1, with protein sequence MVKKRKGSEEEEEKESSTNDGNMGWGQVMEAASAASAALCETRRARKRYVGVRQRPSGRWVAEIKDTIQKIRLWLGTYDTAEEAARAYDEAACLLRGANTRTNFWPCSPSPNSRPALPSRIANLLLLRLKARNNACATMSSSLPTNQVQEQAIQAKDNMFDSFFNVQEYCNVNEDSDNVSNMVSDITTSDYMTESFESNFPGTNDRDHPGASGTFENDSISFDDTNHCEGKKEKEEEEEDLNTGLVDLRFVDMVESSTYFYPFEIAEEMVDPMDMENSDHHESSILGGTMKRMMYERKFSASLYAFHGISECMKLKLGSELAEGEERSGQLSKLQNNSNNEEEKRKEDDIFQEGVQEQIGVLQSPTGIESLSSESGELYLWSKLNLLLSSL encoded by the coding sequence ATGGTTAAGAAGAGAAAAGGAAGTGAGGAGGAAGAGGAGAAAGAAAGCAGTACTAATGATGGAAACATGGGTTGGGGCCAGGTTATGGAGGCAGCTTCAGCAGCATCAGCAGCACTATGCGAAACTAGGAGAGCAAGAAAACGATATGTTGGTGTTCGCCAACGGCCTTCAGGGAGATGGGTGGCGGAGATCAAAGACACAATACAGAAGATAAGACTGTGGTTAGGCACTTATGATACTGCTGAGGAGGCTGCAAGAGCTTATGATGAAGCAGCTTGTCTGCTCCGCGGTGCTAATACTCGAACAAACTTTTGGCCTTGTTCGCCATCTCCTAATTCAAGGCCAGCTCTTCCCTCAAGGATCGCTAATCTTCTCCTTCTTAGACTTAAAGCTAGAAATAATGCCTGTGCTACAATGTCTTCCTCTCTCCCCACTAACCAAGTACAAGAGCAAGCAATACAAGCAAAAGACAACATGTTTGATAGCTTCTTCAATGTGCAAGAATATTGCAACGTGAATGAAGATAGTGATAATGTAAGCAACATGGTTAGTGATATAACAACGAGTGATTACATGACTGAGAGTTTCGAATCAAATTTCCCGGGAACTAATGACCGTGATCATCCGGGAGCTTCCGGTACTTTTGAAAATGATAGTATTAGTTTTGATGATACTAATCATTGTGaagggaagaaagagaaagaagaagaggaggaagacTTGAATACAGGGCTCGTGGATCTTCGGTTCGTGGATATGGTTGAATCATCTACTTATTTCTATCCATTTGAGATTGCAGAAGAAATGGTGGATCCGATGGATATGGAGAATTCTGATCACCATGAGTCGTCAATACTCGGAGGGACCATGAAGAGGATGATGTATGAGCGCAAGTTCTCAGCTTCACTTTACGCCTTCCATGGAATATCCGAATGTATGAAGCTGAAGCTTGGTTCTGAGTTGGCAGAAGGAGAAGAACGGTCAGGACAACTATCTAAACTTCAAAATAACTCTAACAATGAAGAGGAAAAGAGGAAGGAAGATGATATTTTTCAGGAAGGAGTGCAAGAACAGATTGGAGTTCTACAATCACCAACAGGAATAGAGTCTTTGAGCTCAGAAAGTGGTGAACTTTATCTTTGGAGCAAGCTCAATCTTCTCCTATCTTCTTTATAA
- the LOC107428912 gene encoding protein argonaute 7, which produces MEETEESNANKKCNTKTRTFRGRSNPQKHQFQHQLFQYSNQFGICNQNPYHRYYPALLPLPPPIPLQLALTPPLPLNHSFRSKTRLQKPSCRLNNPPLAASSETHIPNVKISPEGFPKQTGIPLKQEDGRKFSGSRTEQALVAAKRPDSGGVEGPVISLLANHFLVQFDSSQRIFHYNVEISPNPSKDVARRIKQKLVEDNPAVLSGAVPAYDGRKNLYSAVEFQHDKLELYISLPISTSKPTTLCGGLDHSQEKQQQLKLFRINIKLVSKFDGKSLSSYLNKDGDDWIPIPQDYLHALDVVLRESPIEKCIPVGRSLYSSSMGGTKEIGGGAIGFRGFFQSLRPTQQGLALNVDFSVTAFHESIGVIPYLQKRLEFLRDLPQRKTRGLVGEERKEVEKALKNIRIFVCHRETVQRYRVYGLTEEATENLWFADRDGKNLRLVSYFKDHYNYDIQFRNLPCLQISRSKPCYLPMELCMICEGQKFLGKLSDDQTARILKMGCQRPKERKAIIDNIMQGPVGPTSGIQGREFKLHVSREMTRLNGRVLQPPKLKLGEGGHIRDLTPCRHDRQWNLMDSHVFEGTRIDRWALLSFGGTSDQKSNIPKFINQLSQRCEQLGIFLNRNLIVSPQFEPTQVLNNVSLLESKLKKIQRAASNNLQLLICIMERKHKGYADLKRIAETSVGVVTQCCLYQNLVKLSSQFLANLAIKINAKVGGCTVALYNSLPSQIPRLLRSDDPVIFMGADVTHPHPLDDVSPSVAAVVGSMNWPAANKYASRMRSQTHRQEIIQDLGAMVGELLDDFYQEVDKLPKRIIFFRDGVSETQFYKVLKEELQAIKGACSRFPGYKPPITFAVVQKRHHTRLFPVKIDPSFIQSQFQDENIPPGTVVDTVITHPREFDFYLCSHWGMKGTSRPTHYHVLWDENQFTSDELQKLVYNLCYTYAKCTKPVSLVPPAYYAHLAAYRGRLYLERSESTIYSRNTSTFSRPAPPKALPLPKLSEKVKKLMFYC; this is translated from the exons ATGGAAGAGACAGAAGAGTCCAATGCTAACAAGAAATGCAACACCAAAACAAGGACTTTCAGGGGGAGAAGCAACCCACAAAAGCATCAATTTCAGCATCAGCTCTTTCAGTATTCAAATCAGTTTGGAATCTGTAATCAGAATCCATACCACAGATACTATCCAGCTCTTCTTCCTCTACCTCCTCCAATACCTCTGCAACTTGCTTTAACACCTCCTCTGCCTCTCAACCACAGCTTCAGGTCAAAAACCCGTCTGCAGAAACCTTCATGCAGGCTCAATAACCCTCCTCTCGCCGCCTCTTCGGAAACCCATATACCCAATGTCAAAATTTCACCGG AGGGGTTTCCAAAGCAAACTGGTATACCCCTCAAACAAGAAGATGGAAGGAAGTTCTCAGGTTCAAGGACAGAACAAGCACTAGTGGCTGCAAAGAGACCAGATTCTGGTGGTGTAGAAGGTCCAGTTATCTCTCTCCTAGCTAACCATTTTCTTGTCCAATTTGATTCTTCACAAAGAATTTTCCACTACAATGTTGAAATCTCTCCCAATCCTTCCAAGGATGTTGCAAGAAGGATCAAACAGAAATTGGTGGAGGATAACCCTGCAGTACTCTCCGGTGCTGTTCCAGCTTATGATGGCCGGAAGAATCTTTATAGCGCAGTGGAATTTCAACATGACAAACTCGAATTATACATAAGCCTTCCCATTTCCACAAGCAAACCAACTACGTTATGTGGAGGGCTGGATCACTCTCAGGAGAAACAGCAACAGCTCAAACTGTTTCGAATAAATATCAAACTTGTATCGAAGTTTGATGGGAAGTCATTAAGTAGTTACTTGAACAAGGACGGAGACGATTGGATCCCAATCCCTCAGGATTATCTCCATGCTTTGGATGTTGTTTTGAGGGAGAGCCCAATTGAGAAATGTATACCTGTTGGGAGATCACTATATTCAAGCTCAATGGGAGGAACTAAGGAAATTGGCGGAGGAGCTATTGGATTTAGAGGGTTCTTTCAGAGCCTTAGACCCACCCAACAAGGACTAGCTCTGAATGTGGATTTCTCTGTGACAGCTTTCCATGAAAGCATTGGAGTAATCCCGTACTTGCAGAAGAGGCTTGAGTTTCTCCGGGATCTTCCTCAGAGGAAGACTAGAGGTTTGGTTGGTGAGGAAAGGAAGGAAGTTGAAAAGGCGTTAAAGAACATTAGGATCTTTGTTTGCCACAGAGAAACTGTTCAGAGATACCGAGTTTATGGCTTGACTGAGGAGGCGACTGAAAATCTTTGGTTTGCAGACAGGGATGGGAAGAATCTGAGGCTGGTGAGTTACTTCAAGGATCACTATAATTATGACATACAATTCAGAAATTTGCCTTGCTTGCAGATTAGTAGGAGTAAACCATGTTATCTTCCTATGGAGCTGTGTATGATCTGTGAAGGGCAGAAATTTCTTGGCAAGCTATCAGATGATCAGACTGCAAGAATACTTAAGATGGGTTGCCAACGACCGAAAGAACGGAAAGCCATTATAGATAATATTATGCAAGGCCCTGTTGGACCAACAAG TGGCATTCAGGGAAGAGAGTTCAAACTCCATGTCTCCAGAGAAATGACAAGATTAAATGGAAGAGTTCTTCAACCTCCCAAGCTAAAGCTTGGTGAGGGGGGCCACATCAGAGACCTAACACCATGTCGCCATGATCGCCAGTGGAACCTTATGGATAGCCATGTCTTTGAGGGAACTCGAATTGACAGATGGGCACTATTGAGTTTTGGTGGCACTTCTGATCAGAAGTCCAAcattccaaaattcataaaccaGCTTTCTCAAAGATGTGAACAATTAGGCATCTTTCTTAACAGAAACTTAATTGTTAGCCCCCAGTTTGAACCAACACAGGTTCTTAACAATGTGTCCCTTTTGGAATCTAAACTGAAGAAAATACAAAGAGCTGCATCAAACAATCTCCAGCTGCTcatatgtataatggaaaggaAACACAAAGGTTATGCAGATTTGAAGCGAATAGCAGAGACAAGCGTTGGGGTTGTAACCCAATGCTGCTTGTACCAAAATCTTGTTAAGTTGAGTTCACAATTTCTGGCGAATTTGGCTATCAAAATCAATGCCAAAGTTGGTGGTTGCACGGTTGCCTTGTACAATTCATTACCCTCTCAAATCCCAAGGCTGCTCCGCTCAGATGATCCGGTGATCTTTATGGGTGCTGATGTTACACATCCTCACCCACTTGATGATGTTAGTCCTTCTGTTGCAGCTGTTGTTGGTAGCATGAATTGGCCAGCAGCAAACAAGTATGCTTCAAGAATGAGGTCCCAAACTCATAGACAAGAAATCATCCAGGATCTTGGTGCAATGGTGGGAGAATTGCTGGATGATTTTTACCAGGAAGTTGACAAACTTcctaaaagaataatttttttcagaGATGGAGTAAGCGAAACACAGTTTTATAAAGTCCTGAAAGAGGAGTTGCAAGCCATTAAAGGGGCTTGCTCTAGGTTTCCTGGTTATAAACCTCCCATAACCTTTGCAGTAGTTCAGAAGAGGCATCACACGAGATTGTTTCCTGTTAAAATCGATCCATCTTTCATACAGAGCCAGTTTCAAGACGAAAATATTCCTCCGGGGACAGTGGTGGATACAGTGATCACGCACCCAAGGGAATTTGATTTCTATCTCTGTAGCCACTGGGGAATGAAGGGAACCAGCAGACCAACACATTACCATGTATTGTGGGATGAAAACCAGTTCACTTCAGATGAACTACAGAAGCTAGTTTACAATCTTTGCTATACGTATGCAAAATGTACCAAGCCTGTTTCTTTGGTGCCTCCAGCTTATTATGCTCACCTTGCTGCATATAGAGGCAGGCTCTACCTCGAGCGATCGGAGTCAACAATATACTCGAGAAATACTTCAACATTCTCCCGACCTGCCCCTCCTAAGGCCTTGCCTCTACCAAAACTTAGTGAGAAAGTTAAGAAACTCATGTTTTACTGCTGA
- the LOC107428899 gene encoding uncharacterized protein LOC107428899: MQEIVLEALMSLSDVSKIASGNQPISIRRFWDSEIYKGKVSSKSNFWKIISEIKNKLTKTQLKKFEESCFGHFLRANEIQFSGQIVNQMLFRQCVCDDEEVMEFNFGGSGARFTRKEFGLITGLWCGHPHKRKVAYSTRISDRYFEGKRKVTNAKILQVFRDADCNDDDENDNDRLKLALFLFLEAVLLGKESMATASHEHMQMVDDLDYFNSYPWGTTSYKATIKSMCSAFHHRGSRPANKSKTYSLCGFPLVFMIWGFETIPLLADTYGKKSDVTTFPRILNWEITQSPKFDKAKELVFDHQDYPVVGILEPTDDELPYVGSIVWSTEQQNYSSAPIVGEKPPRKGGAEKDGAVPQKTSGKKKKRKLKEVIHDRNKKVKPIKDHAQLTDSPGDHDGYATQAAYHLSSSAATSIDHEANYIPAPQQQLSPKTLHVVPDEGSSRDRLSIFEGKLVGLCDKVADIRKDVRKVLEKIASWETKLDRMMSSLMEQHRVWLQADNDSQRTDDHFTDSSLRGSSDVGEDATTYVGDDK; this comes from the exons ATGCAGGAGATAGTGCTGGAGGCCCTGATGTCACTGTCAGATGTCAG CAAAATTGCTTCAGGCAATCAACCAATATCCATTCGTAGGTTTTGGGACTCTGAGATTTACAAAGGGAAGGTGAGTAGCAAGTCGAACTTCTGGAAGATTATCTCAGAGATTAAAAATAAGCTGACAAAGACTCAACTGAAGAAGTTCGAGGAAAGCTGTTTTGGCCACTTCTTGAGGGCCAATGAGATTCAATTCAGTGGCCAAATCGTGAACCAAATGCTATTTAGGCAGTGTGTTTGCGATGATGAGGAAGTGATggaattcaattttggaggTTCTGGTGCTAGGTTTACTCGTAAGGAGTTTGGATTAATTACTGGTTTATGGTGTGGACACCCACACAAAAGAAAAGTTGCTTATTCTACACGTATCAGTGATAGGTACTTTGAGGGTAAGCGGAAGGTCACTAATGCAAAGATATTGCAAGTTTTCAGAGATGCTGATTGTAATGACGACGATGAGAACGATAATGATCGGTTGAAGTTGGCCTTGTTTTTATTCCTCGAGGCGGTGCTATTAGGTAAGGAAAGCATGGCCACTGCATCCCATGAGCATATGCAAATGGTGGATGACTTGGATTACTTCAACTCCTATCCCTGGGGTACAACATCTTATAAAGCTACAATTAAATCAATGTGCAGTGCTTTTCACCATAGAGGTTCACGTCCAGCTAACAAGTCCAAGACGTACAGTTTGTGTGGGTTCCCTTTAGTCTTTATG ATTTGGGGATTCGAGACTATTCCGTTATTGGCTGACACTTATGGGAAAAAGTCTGATGTTACAACATTTCCTCGCATTCTCAATTGGGAGATCACTCAATCACCAAAATTTGATAAGGCAAAAGAACTTGTATTTGATCATCAAGAT taCCCTGTGGTTGGTATATTGGAGCCTACTGATGATGAGCTTCCATACGTTGGCAGTATTGTTTGGAGTACGGAACAGCAAAACTACAGTTCTGCACCTATAGTTGGAGAGAAGCCACCCCGGAAAGGTGGTGCAGAAAAAGATGGAGCCGTTCCTCAGAAGACcagtggaaaaaagaaaaaacgaaaaCTTAAGGAGGTGATCCATGATAGGAACAAGAAAGTGAAGCCTATAAAGGATCATGCGCAGCTGACAGATTCGCCTGGAGATCATGATGGTTATGCTACACAAGCTGCTTATCATCTTTCATCGTCGGCAGCAACGTCTATTGACCACGAGGCCAATTATATCCCAGCTCCACAGCAGCAGTTGTCCCCAAAAACACTGCATGTTGTACCCGATGAG GGATCTTCAAGGGATAGATTATCCATCTTCGAGGGTAAGTTAGTCGGTTTATGCGATAAGGTGGCCGACATTCGTAAAGATGTTAGGAAAGTTTTGGAAAAGATTGCTAGTTGGGAGACCAAGCTCGATAGGATGATGTCAAGTTTGATGGAGCAACACCGAGTATGGCTTCAG GCCGATAATGATAGTCAGAGGACAGATGATCATTTTACAGACTCCAGTTTAAGAGGGTCTAGTGATGTGGGTGAAGATGCCACTACCTATGTAGGAGATGATAAATGA